The proteins below come from a single uncultured delta proteobacterium genomic window:
- a CDS encoding transposase encodes MSTSFVYHAMGLSGYEYVHQKFESGSVTFRLRPKWRLLCCPACKSKQVTRRGMYFRKLRSLPIGRKPIRLLIEVPRVWCAVCGCIRRISLGIAEPRRSYTRAFARHVLELARLMTLKDVALFLGVGWDCVKDIVKRNLARRFARPRLRSVRYLAIDEISVRKGHKYLTLVMDLESGAVLFVGDGKGAKCLEPFWVMLRRSRAKVQAVATDMSTAYIGAVLDNLPGVPLVFDHFHVVKLMNEALTEIRRGLHREADVMGKKVLKGSRWILLKNPENLSAERDEAAKLQEALKLNEPLAVAYYMKEDLRQFWSQSNREAAQVAIDDWVSRAQASDIGPLMRVATTLAGLKFGILNWYEHPISSGRMEGTNNKIKVLKRMAYGYRDMEFFKLRILAIHEAKYALTG; translated from the coding sequence ATGTCCACGAGTTTTGTTTATCATGCCATGGGCCTGTCGGGCTACGAGTATGTGCATCAGAAATTTGAAAGCGGGAGCGTTACATTTCGGCTCCGGCCAAAATGGCGGCTTCTATGCTGTCCGGCCTGCAAATCGAAACAGGTGACCAGACGGGGCATGTATTTTCGAAAGCTGCGCAGTTTGCCTATTGGGCGCAAGCCAATCCGGCTGTTGATTGAAGTGCCGCGCGTCTGGTGTGCCGTTTGTGGCTGCATCAGGCGTATCAGTCTTGGCATTGCGGAGCCCAGACGGAGCTATACACGAGCTTTCGCCCGGCACGTTCTTGAACTGGCCAGACTCATGACACTCAAGGATGTGGCGCTGTTCCTCGGTGTCGGCTGGGACTGCGTGAAGGACATTGTCAAGCGCAATCTGGCTCGACGCTTCGCTCGCCCAAGGCTGCGCAGCGTGCGGTATCTGGCCATAGACGAAATCAGCGTTCGGAAAGGGCACAAGTACCTGACTCTGGTCATGGACCTTGAGAGCGGCGCGGTGCTCTTTGTTGGCGATGGCAAGGGCGCGAAATGTCTGGAGCCGTTTTGGGTGATGCTTCGCCGTTCCCGCGCCAAGGTCCAGGCCGTGGCGACGGATATGAGCACCGCCTACATCGGCGCGGTATTGGACAATCTGCCGGGAGTCCCCCTGGTCTTTGATCACTTCCATGTGGTCAAGCTGATGAATGAAGCACTTACAGAAATCAGACGCGGTCTGCATCGCGAGGCGGACGTTATGGGCAAGAAGGTGTTGAAAGGCAGTCGATGGATTCTACTCAAGAATCCTGAGAATCTTTCAGCGGAGCGCGATGAAGCGGCCAAACTGCAAGAGGCGCTGAAGCTCAACGAGCCGTTGGCGGTGGCCTACTATATGAAGGAAGACCTGCGGCAATTTTGGAGTCAGTCAAACAGGGAAGCTGCACAAGTGGCTATAGACGATTGGGTAAGCCGCGCCCAGGCGTCAGACATTGGTCCGCTTATGCGTGTGGCAACGACCCTCGCTGGGCTCAAATTCGGCATCCTGAATTGGTACGAGCACCCCATATCCTCTGGACGCATGGAAGGGACCAACAACAAAATCAAGGTGCTCAAGCGGATGGCCTACGGATACAGAGACATGGAGTTTTTCAAACTCAGAATCCTCGCCATTCACGAGGCAAAGTACGCTTTAACCGGATGA
- the vorB gene encoding Ketoisovalerate oxidoreductase subunit VorB, with amino-acid sequence MSTTTSINAKTLPDHELFFGHKACAGCGGSIAVRLALKVLGPRTFAVVPANCMSAVGFLYPVMPYYVNAMGAPFAATAAILSGMEAAGQTMGLEDFTVVGFAGDGGTADIGIQALSGAIDRNDRIIYICYDNEAYMNTGVQESGLTPYGTRTTTSVHGAKRESTKPTKKNMFEIVAAHNIGYAATASVGHPQDYIKKIAKAKAHNGTSYIHVIAPCPTGWSTPTDKTVEIAKDMVDAGLWYLAEYENGEFKLNRNPKELGSVRDCLKKQGRFKGMNDDDIALVERQRDDMWKRIRANWVK; translated from the coding sequence ATGAGTACCACAACATCCATAAACGCCAAGACGCTGCCGGATCACGAACTGTTTTTCGGCCACAAGGCCTGTGCCGGCTGCGGCGGCTCCATCGCCGTGCGCCTCGCGCTGAAAGTTCTCGGACCCCGCACCTTCGCGGTGGTTCCGGCCAACTGCATGAGCGCCGTGGGCTTCCTCTACCCTGTCATGCCCTACTACGTGAACGCCATGGGCGCGCCCTTCGCCGCCACGGCCGCCATTTTGTCCGGCATGGAAGCCGCGGGCCAGACCATGGGCCTGGAAGATTTCACCGTGGTCGGCTTCGCGGGCGACGGCGGCACGGCGGACATCGGCATCCAGGCGCTTTCCGGCGCCATCGACCGCAACGACCGCATCATCTACATCTGCTACGACAACGAAGCCTATATGAACACCGGCGTGCAGGAGAGCGGGCTCACCCCCTACGGCACCCGCACCACGACCTCCGTTCACGGCGCGAAGCGGGAGAGCACGAAACCCACCAAGAAGAACATGTTCGAAATCGTCGCGGCCCACAATATCGGCTACGCGGCCACCGCGAGCGTGGGGCACCCGCAGGATTACATCAAAAAAATCGCAAAAGCCAAGGCGCACAACGGCACGTCCTACATCCACGTCATCGCGCCCTGCCCCACCGGCTGGTCCACGCCCACGGACAAAACCGTGGAAATCGCCAAGGACATGGTGGATGCGGGCCTCTGGTACCTGGCCGAGTATGAAAACGGCGAGTTCAAGCTGAACAGGAACCCCAAGGAGCTCGGCTCCGTAAGAGACTGCCTGAAAAAGCAGGGCCGGTTCAAAGGCATGAACGACGACGATATCGCCCTGGTCGAACGCCAGCGCGACGACATGTGGAAAAGAATCCGAGCCAACTGGGTGAAATAG
- the porC gene encoding Pyruvate synthase subunit PorC, giving the protein MLDVRWYGRGGQGAFTAARLLGQTVSVYGNSFALASPSFGPERRGAPVWSFTKIDDKKIVDRSQPVTCKYLVVLDESLINPAVENYLEDDGVIILNTANPGKYSFLKHKLITLDATKMSLEILGRPITNVAMLGALLGVSALTSTDDAGKALERTFSKSVCEKNKALLAKAYEAVKGGVQ; this is encoded by the coding sequence ATGCTTGACGTTCGATGGTACGGACGCGGTGGGCAAGGGGCTTTCACGGCCGCCCGGCTTCTCGGGCAGACGGTATCCGTTTACGGAAACTCTTTCGCGCTGGCGAGCCCGTCTTTCGGCCCGGAGCGCCGGGGCGCCCCCGTCTGGAGCTTCACGAAGATCGACGACAAGAAAATTGTTGACCGCAGCCAGCCGGTTACCTGTAAGTACCTCGTCGTTCTGGACGAGTCGCTCATCAACCCGGCCGTGGAAAACTACCTCGAAGACGACGGGGTCATCATCCTCAACACCGCAAATCCCGGGAAATATTCCTTCCTCAAGCACAAGCTCATCACGCTTGACGCCACCAAAATGTCCCTCGAGATCCTGGGGCGGCCCATCACCAACGTGGCCATGCTCGGCGCGCTCTTAGGCGTTTCCGCCCTCACCAGCACCGATGACGCGGGCAAGGCGCTGGAACGCACCTTCTCCAAATCCGTTTGCGAAAAGAACAAGGCGCTTCTCGCGAAAGCGTATGAAGCCGTTAAAGGTGGTGTGCAATGA
- the cat gene encoding 4-hydroxybutyrate coenzyme A transferase, whose product MSDWREKHRSKFTTAAEALKVVKSGDRVVFHVTASEPHILVSALIDRAPELENVEIVHMYQLGEERAYCKPEYQKSFRFNGLFLSPPVRKAVNECRADYTPCLYSEIPRLWRDKILHINVFLMQVTPPDEEGYCSFGLSADWPKAAVENADIVVAQINKNVPYTFGERVHLDEIDYIVEQDSPVFMLPPPKVGEIERQIARNVAGLIEDGSTLQMGIGGIPDTVLTFLTDKKDLGVHSEMFSDGVVTLVEAGVITNKKKTLHPGKFIATFLMGTQKLYDFVHRNPDVIMKPVDYTNDPCIIGQHDKMVSINSALQVDLTGQVNAESFGSAMFSGIGGQVDFVYGASRSKGGKSIFAFSSAAAKGTASRIVSQLPAGTGVTTSRGLVHYVVTEYGVADLRGKTLRQRALALIDIAHPDFRETLRKEAKALNLI is encoded by the coding sequence ATGTCTGATTGGCGAGAAAAACACCGGAGCAAGTTCACCACCGCCGCGGAGGCGCTGAAAGTCGTAAAATCCGGCGACCGCGTTGTCTTCCACGTGACCGCCTCCGAACCGCACATCCTGGTCAGCGCCCTCATCGACAGGGCGCCGGAACTGGAAAATGTGGAAATCGTGCACATGTACCAGCTCGGCGAAGAGCGGGCCTATTGCAAACCGGAATACCAGAAGAGCTTCCGTTTCAACGGGCTTTTCCTGTCCCCCCCGGTCCGCAAGGCCGTGAATGAATGCCGGGCCGACTACACCCCCTGCCTGTACAGCGAAATCCCCCGCCTCTGGCGCGACAAAATCCTGCACATCAACGTGTTCCTGATGCAGGTGACGCCCCCGGACGAGGAAGGGTACTGCAGCTTCGGCCTTTCCGCGGACTGGCCCAAAGCCGCCGTGGAAAACGCGGATATCGTGGTCGCCCAGATCAACAAAAACGTGCCCTATACTTTCGGGGAAAGGGTCCACCTGGACGAGATCGACTACATCGTGGAGCAGGACAGCCCGGTCTTCATGCTGCCGCCCCCGAAGGTCGGCGAGATTGAACGGCAGATCGCCCGCAACGTGGCCGGCCTCATCGAGGACGGCTCCACCCTGCAAATGGGCATCGGCGGCATTCCGGACACGGTCCTGACCTTCCTGACGGACAAGAAGGACCTCGGCGTGCACTCGGAAATGTTCTCCGACGGAGTGGTCACGCTTGTCGAGGCGGGTGTCATCACCAACAAAAAGAAAACGCTCCACCCGGGCAAGTTTATCGCGACCTTCCTGATGGGCACGCAGAAACTCTATGATTTTGTGCACAGAAACCCGGACGTCATCATGAAGCCGGTGGATTACACCAACGACCCCTGCATCATCGGGCAGCACGACAAGATGGTTTCCATCAACTCCGCCCTGCAGGTGGACCTGACGGGCCAGGTGAACGCGGAATCCTTCGGCAGCGCCATGTTCAGCGGCATCGGGGGCCAGGTGGACTTCGTCTACGGCGCCAGCCGCTCCAAGGGCGGAAAGTCCATCTTCGCCTTTTCGTCGGCGGCCGCCAAGGGCACGGCCTCGCGCATCGTCTCCCAGCTGCCGGCCGGAACGGGGGTTACGACCTCCCGCGGCCTTGTCCATTACGTGGTGACGGAATACGGCGTGGCCGATCTGCGGGGTAAAACCCTGCGGCAGCGGGCGCTGGCCCTGATTGACATCGCCCACCCGGATTTTCGCGAAACGCTGCGAAAAGAAGCGAAGGCATTGAATCTGATCTGA
- the vorA gene encoding Ketoisovalerate oxidoreductase subunit VorA, with product MSGTKEFISGNEAVALAVRLARPNVIPAYPISPQTIVVEKLSEYIDEGSLDAKFIRVESEHSAITASLGASVMGARVFTATSSQGFLYMVEGLPFVSGGRYPVVMMNANRTIAVPWSIFCDHNDSLMALNSGWMQCYVEDGQEALDMTLQAFRIAEDPSVSTPIIVNLDGFVLTHTYELVEVPSQEQADKFLPPYVTTHKMDIEKPVATCIGAGPDWQTEFRYKQHMEMFDNAAAIIKKSDAEFKAIFGRSYGGLAEKYLCDDAEAVLVTMGSVSTTVRTVVDAMRKDGYKVGMVRVRFLRPFPLEDFVSLGEQVRAVGVIDRNVSYGYEGVVFSNVNSALSRRSTMPLTKDYIGGLAGRDITLENIRHMFLELLGMTAQNAGDRVEFINLRWNK from the coding sequence ATGAGCGGCACCAAAGAGTTCATATCCGGCAACGAGGCCGTGGCCCTTGCCGTCCGCCTGGCGCGGCCCAACGTCATCCCGGCCTATCCCATCAGCCCCCAGACCATCGTGGTGGAAAAACTGTCCGAGTATATCGACGAGGGCTCGCTGGACGCGAAGTTCATCCGCGTGGAGTCCGAGCACTCCGCCATCACCGCCTCCCTCGGCGCGAGCGTCATGGGCGCGCGGGTCTTCACCGCCACCTCGTCCCAGGGCTTCCTGTATATGGTCGAAGGCCTGCCCTTTGTGTCCGGCGGCCGCTATCCCGTGGTCATGATGAACGCCAACCGCACCATAGCCGTGCCCTGGAGTATTTTCTGCGACCATAACGACTCCCTCATGGCCCTCAACTCCGGCTGGATGCAGTGCTACGTGGAAGACGGCCAGGAAGCGCTGGACATGACGCTGCAGGCCTTCCGCATCGCGGAAGACCCGTCCGTATCCACGCCCATCATCGTCAACCTGGACGGTTTCGTCCTGACCCATACCTACGAACTGGTGGAAGTGCCCTCCCAGGAACAGGCGGACAAGTTTCTGCCGCCCTACGTCACCACCCACAAGATGGATATCGAGAAGCCCGTGGCCACCTGCATTGGCGCCGGACCGGACTGGCAGACCGAGTTCCGCTACAAGCAGCATATGGAAATGTTCGACAACGCGGCGGCGATCATCAAAAAATCCGACGCGGAATTCAAGGCCATCTTCGGCCGCTCCTACGGGGGGCTGGCTGAAAAGTACCTTTGCGACGACGCGGAAGCCGTGCTCGTGACCATGGGTTCCGTTTCCACCACCGTCCGCACGGTGGTCGATGCCATGCGCAAAGACGGCTACAAGGTCGGCATGGTGCGCGTCCGCTTCCTGCGGCCCTTCCCGCTGGAAGATTTCGTCTCCCTCGGCGAACAGGTCCGGGCCGTCGGCGTCATCGACCGCAACGTCTCCTACGGGTATGAGGGCGTGGTGTTCTCCAACGTGAACTCCGCCCTCAGCCGCAGAAGCACGATGCCCCTGACCAAAGACTATATCGGCGGCCTTGCCGGGCGCGACATCACCCTGGAAAACATCCGGCACATGTTCCTGGAACTCCTGGGCATGACTGCCCAAAACGCCGGGGACCGGGTTGAATTTATAAACCTGAGGTGGAACAAATAA
- the vorD gene encoding Ketoisovalerate oxidoreductase subunit VorD, giving the protein MTRPTVTKAVFPKTREEMHKPHAPAGLIVETNASWRTERPVLDQEACINCLMCYLVCPEGTIYKVAGDKLEIDYDFCKGCGICANECPKKAIVMVAEETTR; this is encoded by the coding sequence ATGACAAGACCTACCGTGACCAAAGCCGTCTTCCCCAAAACCCGGGAAGAGATGCACAAGCCCCATGCCCCGGCCGGCCTGATTGTCGAAACGAACGCCAGTTGGCGGACCGAACGGCCCGTCCTGGACCAGGAAGCCTGCATCAACTGTCTCATGTGCTACCTCGTCTGCCCGGAAGGGACCATCTATAAAGTCGCCGGTGACAAGCTCGAAATCGACTACGACTTCTGCAAGGGATGCGGGATCTGCGCCAACGAATGCCCGAAAAAAGCGATCGTGATGGTCGCGGAGGAGACGACCCGATGA